In Mus pahari chromosome 23, PAHARI_EIJ_v1.1, whole genome shotgun sequence, the DNA window ATGCTTTCAGGAAGGCAGCTCATGTGAGTGTCAATACTTTATTTTGGTGTAAAGAGGGGAAGCTGGAAAATACactgtatttaaaattttcttggtTCCCCCTCACTTTGTGGAAagcccctccccccgccccaagCTAATCAATCAATCTGTTCAAACTCAAATACTTAAAAGATTACAGcagcaaaacaaaagcacaggaaACTGATGGAGAAGTGTCACTTGGTGTGGACGACCGAGGTGCTGAACAGCAACTTCTGCTtatgtctcttccttttcttccctcctctgtcttctgaggggAAACAGCGAGAGCACACTTAGTCTACCAAGAGGAGGCACGAGGACTGTGGGCACTGAGGTGAACTGGCTAGAGATGGCCCTAGGCTTAAGATCACCCAggtctgattcccagaacccacagggtggctcGCTACCAGGTGCAGCTCCACGTCAGGAGATTTGAGCTCCAAAACATCaaacatgcaggccaaacacatAATAAAAGAGTTCCTCAGAATTCCACTTCTGGACCTGAAGAATTCACCTAGGGTGGATAATAAGCCCCGTGTGGGCACTTGGTACCTGCCACTGACCCAGGCAGGAACTGCAGCACGCGTGGCTAAGCCTGAGCTCTGAGCTGAGGGAGTTTCTGGCCCTTACCAGAGAGGGGGTCTGACGTAGCTGGTGTGTCCAATTTCATGAAGGCTGCTTCCATAGCTTGGCTGAAGGAATTTTGGAAACTGGGCACAGGAACACGGTCAGAATTGTCACTCTCCCCATCGCTGTCCACAGGGGCAGGAGGAACCAAGCTATTGTCATCTGAAAAGGGCAGTGTTAAGATTGCAACCCTTGTATTGAGAGGGGGTGTCAGATCTGCCCTCGCCGCCCACCCGCTCTCACCTTTCTTTGGAGCAGTTTTGGGCCACCCGTCTGCTTTTGCTTTGCCAACCCTCAGCATCTGCCAAGcaggacagaaggaaaaaaggatAATATGGGGCatagagaccttatctcaaaaaaaaaaaaaagataatactaATAATGACAAAATGTAGAATAAGCACATGCCCTGTCTTCCaggggtttgtttatttgttttgttttaaccccCCAGGAGTAAGGGAACAGAGTTccctgcatagcccaggctgtccaggaactcactctggaccagactagcctcaaacttgcaaaaATCTGTctggttctgcctcctgagtgctggggttaaaggcatgcaccaccaccgcctggcaccTTCCAGTTTAAAAAGCCATGCATATACTGAGCCTCCTGCTCTGAAGACCCTACAGTGCTTTTGTGCCCCCTGCTCCCCAGGTACTGTCTTCCAGGGGCAGTCAGAAGCCGTGGCCAGAAGCCCAGCTCTTTTTTGTACATAAGGTAGATCAGAACAGTCCCTCTGCCTTTACAGGAACTGCCTTCAGTTCACGTGATCAAAGCCAGCTCTACTGTAACTTCATTTGCTAAATATGCCCCGCAGCTCTTACCAGAATTTGTTCTCCTGTTTTTATAGTCTGGGTAGGCATGGGCTACTACACTAATAAGTACCTATGACTTCttcaccccaccctaccccacccagcACAGAATTCAAGCAAGCCTGCCTGACCCTGATGCCTATGTCCCCAAGTGCGACACATGATTCGAGATGAAGTGTGCTGGGCTAAGAGGTGTTGGCTTCACAGGGTAACCTATTCTGGTTGAAGTTCTTGtatttggggacagggtcttctGTATCCTGGCTTGGCTTGAATTCCTCACCCTCCTCTGCTcacccctcaagtgctgggatttcaggcctgCACTTACCATTACTTTATCTTTCACTGTGGTCATTTtataagattaattaattaaaactacCTGAATTCTCAACTACTTCCATGAGCTCTGTTGTGAGCCAATCTCTCACACCATGCATGTGCAGGGCGATGCACTGGCTCTGGCTGCCTCTCCACCAGGCAGCCGGctctcagccagccagccagccagccgggGACTCTCACCAGCTGCACTAGGTTCCCAGACAGCAGCAGAGCTCACATGAGCTGCTTTCTCAAGCAAAAGATTTACCtgggcaaaggaaaggaagggagagtctTCTTCCAGACTCCCAACGCAGAAGGAGGGACTGCCCTGACTGGCAGTGGGTGACAGAGGGGTCAGCAGAAAGTCTGAAAGGAAGTCAGAAACCTGGTTACATAAGTTGGGTTCTAAAAATATCAAGTATCCTTTTAATGAGAAACAACCATGAgagccaggcatgctggcacTGGCCTGCGACCACTCTGACAATATAGTGAGGTGCAGACCAGCCTTCTGAGTGAGCCTTAGCTTCAgtcagggagggggaagagatggggaggtgAACGGAATCAGTTATGGATAACTGCCATAGCCTCCCTAAAGAAAAAGTAAGCCTTGGTTCAACTATTAATCCTGCCATGTTCTTATTCCAGAGCACTAGGCATTGCCTACACCAGTGAACGCAGACAAGAGGCTTCTCAAAGCTACTTTAACACTGGCATGCAACCACAGCAAGACAGCCCTTCCCTCAGGAAATACTACAGGCCTCACCACGGCTGGCTCATGACtactgtaatcctagtacttgggaggctgaggcaggcacaCCAGTGAGCTCACAGCCAGTCAGTGATACAGCAAGACGgtctaagaaataaaaacaaaaggctcGCTAGCTCTCAAAGCTCAGATGTTTGCAATGGGCTGGTTTTGTGGGCGGACAACTTCAGAAGAAACATCCAGATCACTGTTATGGCCACGATGCCCTGGCAGTCAGGACTGAAGACACACACACCGACTGAGTCTCCTCTACAGAGTCCtcggtagacacacacacaccgagtGAGTCTCCTCTACAGAGTCctcagtagacagacagacacacacaccccccgaGTGAGTCTCCTCTACAGAGTCCTCGGTAGCAGTCCACCCTTTCTTACCTACAGCTGATGCATCCCACACATCAGGCACTGCTGCAGCCACTGCTAGGCACTGGGCAGTGGGCGCCTTGTCCCTTTCCTAGTAGCAGGTCCTTCCACAGTTACCCAGTGCTACTTGACACATTCACTCTGAGAACTATTCTTACCTTAGAAGACCACACCTGCCAAACAAGCCAAACTAACCCTAGCCCGAGGACCTGCCCCACACAGACAAACTAANACAGACAAACTAACCCTAGCCCGAGGACCTGCCCCATACAGACAAACTAACCCTAGCCCGAGGACCTGCCCCATACAGACAAACTAACCCTAGCATGAGGATCTGCCCCATACAGACAAACTAACCCTAGCATGAGGATCTGCCCCATACAGAGTGTACCAGGAGTCCAGAGCATCCTTTCACGCAGCAGCTTCCTTCCCAGTTAAGTGGGAAAAGCTCACGGTTCCACAGTCTGTAAGAAACTCATTCTAGCCCAGTTCTAGCTGAAGCTCCTGTAGCTCATCAGTCTCAggctgtgtgctggctagtttcttatgtcaactttacacaaatGAAGGTCATCTACGAaggaggacagggtttctctgtatagccctggctgtcctggaactcactctgtagatcaggctggcctcaaactcagaaatccgcctgcctctgcctcccgagtgctgggattaaaggcgtgcgccaccacgcccgtaAGTTTGACTTTTACAATCAATATTATGAAAGGACATTATAAACATTGAACATgggaagaataagaaaagagaaaacagaacagatgGGTCAGAAAAACGATGTGGGCTTTACGAAGCCACAAGGTCTAACAAGTCAGAAGCAAACCTAAGAATTTAATGTGGCTTAGGACTAACACTAAAAGTTTTTCACTTAAATACTGCAATGTGCCAGGTTGGTCAGAACTGTGAATTCAGACCCTAGGGTTTGCTTACAGTCAAGGCCCATGGCTAAGGGTGCTCATGCTTCTTGCAGActgacttgagtttggttcccagcatccattaactccagttccagactggacactctcttctgacctctagagcaccagacatgtatgtggtaaacatatatacatacaggcaaaaaactcttacacataaaattcataaattaaaTCAAATTAGAGCTCTAAATAGTAGAACCCATTACATATCCACTATTTACCTGCATGGGAGCCTGGACTTCTGCTCAGAGGAGACAGGGTTAGGGCCCCATGGCCCTCAGTGCTGGCGGGACCCAAAGCAGAATCAGGGGGACAGGTATAGGAATTGAAGGCCGGAAACTGCTGAAGGTTCTCGAGGGGAATGTGAACCTCGGGGTCTGCAAAGCAAAGAATGGCAGGCCCATGTACAGTTGGTCACAGTTGCTCTAAGGGCCTGGAAGACATTTGACTACCAGGGCGTCTCTGCTTTACTCTACAGAAATCCAGACAGCAGGAGGCCCAGGCAGTAAGAATGGCCTAAGCTATGTCGGGGATCCTCCCCTCCAAAGACTGGATGCCGTGCAAACCTTTATACCTTCACCTCTGGGGAGGTAggcagttcaaggtcagccagccTAACAGTGAGCTACTGTCTCAAACTTCTCTCGAGACATCTGTTCTTTCAGTTAGGATGTGTGTAGAAGCTGAAGCACACCCTCACTCCTCCTTCAGCAGAGCGAGCTGTGTTGAGCACTCTAATGGAGGAAGCAGGAGCCAGGTCCTTCCAGCCAGCATCCACATCCTAGCTGTGACTCTCTTCCCATGTGCGCCTGTCTCCTCAGACAGCCCATGGTGGGCTCGCTGTGAGCCTGGAGTGGCCTCTGATTCTCAGCTGACAGTCTGTCACAGGCCCAGGTTCCAGTCACACTGATCCCCTGGATCTAGTGACTGGTTCTGGAGTCAAATCAGAAACTGCTCCCAGCTCAACAgagctctctcgctctctctctctctccctccctccctccctctctctctccccctcccccctcccgcccGAATCCTGTATGTGCTGTCTCCCACCCTCCTGTGAGCAGGTCAGGTCTATCTAGGACAGTCAGCAGCTAGATAATTCCCTACCGTGGAACAGTTCATTATCACCTTCACTACCTTACTCCAGGAAGAATGGAAACGATTGGCAGGGCGCAGGCAGGCAAGGGGCCCGCATAGACTCACACAAGGCAAAGTAAGCAACCGTGAGCTCTGAACTTACACCTGCCCTGTCTCTTGTTCTCCTCCATCTCAATTCTGCGCTCTCGGCGACGCTCCTCGCGAGCCTTCTTTTGGCGCTGACGCTTCCTTTTCTCAATGTCATCTGTGGGTTGGTCAAGTTGTAAGAAAGACGGATCAGCCACCATTAACTCTCCCTAGATAACCACAGCTAAGCCAGTGAGACAGTGGACCAGGTGGATGGATGCATCCGTGTCTCAGCACAGCTTAAGCCCCACCGCCCACACTGGGTTCTGAGAAAAGGACAATGGGCTTTCTCACCTGAGAACAGCTCTAGGGTTTCCTTAGAGACCACAGGAGGCTGTAGAGCTAGTTCACAGATGCTGAACTCACAGGTGAGTGGCAAGTGAGAGAGGTACCTATGACGCTGCCGAACATCCTACAAACAGAACCAATGCTCAGCTACTTGAGAACAAAGGATCCCAACAGCACACACCCCCAGCACGAGAACTCAATGGACAGCGCTGCTGCCACTGCTCTGTGGAAAGCCACACCCTATGTACagcctgcacttgggaggcagaggcaggtggatttctgagttcgaggccagcctggtctacaaagtgagttccaggacagccaaggctacacagagaaaccctgtctcgaaaacccaaacaaacaaacaaaaaaagataggaCTTGTTgacaccaaaacaacaaacagccctgggagctgggagccATGAACAGAGCCAGCAGTGATGCCAGAGGGAAGGCGCAGAGACTGACGGCCCTGTGAAGGGAATCTGGCCTGGAACCCTGGAAACCAAAGCCTGTTAACTTAAGTTTCTactctttttctgtatttatttcatgcaataaatacaattttgtaCCAATACAGGCATATTTACTGAATGACAAAATTTCACATAGGTAAATCATCATCACATAATTCAAAGTTATTTCCAAACTAAAACCCAATTTCACACCTGTGTAACCTAGCTTAAAGCATCCAAGGACTTTGGGGTTTTGAACATTCCTTTCCACAAGTAAAAAGGGAGACACAGCagggtgtggcagtgcacacctttaacctaGAGAtcagccagcctcatctacacagctagttctagggtagccagggcttcacactgagctcctgtctcaagaaataaaataagtataaataaatgtaaagggtgtgtgtgtgtgtgtgtgtgtgtgtgtgtgtaggggtatgAGACAAGGACAAATTTCATTTGGAATGAAAAGTAAGACATCAGTACCCCAAACTGGAGCACTGACCAGAGACACAGGACAGGATACATTGCACTGAACCCTAGCACAGTCAAGAGAGGCATGTGGGGCCGTTACTCAGGATTacagtaagttttaaaaaaccaaccaaccagaaagaGACCCGAGCAGttctgaggtggaggcaggaggatcagaagatcAGGCATCCTTGGCTCACAGCCTAGGCTGCATGAGAGAGCCTCGCAAAACCCAAGAAATAGAACAGTGGTGCGgccaagtctgaggccagcctgctctacagagcgagttccaggacagccagggctacatgagacagaccctgcctcaaaaacaaagaaaggaacgGCAACAATGAGCACATCGAGGCCTCAACACTTGCAGCCTCACAGTGAGGCCTACAAGAGAGAGATCATGGTAacagcacatactgctcttctcCAGAAAGCCTCACCTCAGACATGGAATAGCCAGCAATCTCTACCACGGTTGCCGAAATCTTCTCTGGGCTCTGCTCCAGGCTGCCGTACTCCCGCACAAGGCAGCGCACGTTGACAGGGTGCAGGAACATGTGCTGTCCATCTTCCGCTAAAGACAAGAGCTCTATTCACACATGCCCCAGCCAGCCTCCAGCATGGACCTCTCTCTCCCAGCCAGGCCCACCATTCCCGCTTGCTGCTGGAAAGCAGGGGGCCAACCCCCAGGACCTAGCAAAGACACCCTGCCCTGTTCAGAGTGCCAGGCCATCCCTCTCCTTCAAACACCTGAGGCAGCCCTCCCTCCGTCCCCCTCGGGGACTCACCTTGGTAGAAGTAGTAACAAGGAGAGCTGCTGAGCTGGGTGAGCCCTGGCTTAGTAATGGGCTCCTGGCTCATCTCAGTGCCAACGGTCCCCTCTCCCAGACTGTCATCGGCTACCTCTGCGTCCTCACAGGCTTCCGGCTCAGacactgcttcctcctcttctaccaAAGGGAGGGTGAGAGGACCAGGGGGGTCCAGAGAACAAACTTGTGCAgcttcatcatcaaaagcagacAGATACTCCAGCACACCCTGCTGGAACAAACCCTAGGTCAGCACCAAGTCCCAGTCCTGTTCCAGGAAGCAGTGCGGCAGAGGCAGTTATGCTCCCCAGCTGTTGACCCGAGCTCTCTGTTCAGTGCCACCCCTGGAAAAGGTGACAGATCTAGTCATGAGGACACAGCCAAGCCACCATCTCTCCTTTACAACAGTGGGATCTGAAGGACAAGTCACTTCGTTGTGACGGGCACACTGACCTTCCTGGGTTGGAAAGCAGACTCCGTGGCCAGGGGAGCCATCAGCACCAGGTGTTCCAGAGCAGCCACAACACCAGTGACCTCACCTCCGCCTCCAGCCACTCCTGACAGAGCTTCTTCCCGAATCTAAGGCCACCAGAAAAAGAAGACCCAAACAGACTCACTTTGAAGGACAAGCAGCGATTGTCATGGCTCAAGCTTAAGAATCCCTGATGCAGACGACACAGGAGCTACTCCTTCCTTGGCCAATTCTACTTACTCCAAAATCTCCAAAAAGGGTTGCTAAGGCCTGATGGGCAAACCAGAGTACTCTTCCCACAACGTTTCCCACAACACCTTGAAAGCTAAACCTAAGAATTTTCCTAGACAAGCAAGACACCTTGCTTAATTAACTAAGAGTACAGCTCAACTAGAAACCCCACTGTTACAGTGAGCCAAGACAACCATTCGGAGCTGTGGCTTAAAGCTGTCTGCAACATGCCCTCCTTCCCATTCCCACCTAACTGGCCTTTCAGCCCCTCCCTGGAGCTACGGGAAGCCGGGGTCTGCAGTTCCCATCTGTTTACCTTGACCTCCTGGATAGCAGCCTCAATGAAGCAGGACTCAGGAGTGTGCTTCTCCTCcgccagctgctgctccagcgcGACTTTCTCCTCCAGAACTACTCGGTGCAGCACCTGCTCCCTGGAGGCCAGCAGCAGCTTGGAATACTGGCTGAGCTGCTCATCTGCAGGAAAGCCGGGGGTCAGACACACAGAACAACTGTTGCACACTTACCTCTTCTGCCCTAGGCAAAAAGTAGGACTCACAGTACAACTTCCTGGAAATATAACAATTACCCTAAACTGGGCTACCCCAAAGACCCAAGCAGTTAGAAGAAGAAACCCCACACACATGTTTACGACTGAGAACACAGTGTTAACCCATAGGTCTAGCCATACGGAAATGGTCAGGAAGACAGTCTTCTAAGAATGAGGGAGGCACTGGTGACACGACAAACCTagatcatccatccatcctataTTCTAGTCTTTAAAAGAACAATAGGGGCTCTGGCATGgtagcttttaatcccagcacttgggaggcagaggcaggcagatctcttgtgagttcgagaccagcctggtcacaAAGTGGGTTTTGGTACAGGAAAACCTTGTCTCATCCACAGACGTGAGCCAAGCACAGCCAGTCCCAGTCTGGGAGGAGCGAGTGAGCTGAGTGACCTGACTGCGATTGAGGGAAGGGTTGTGGGTGATTTATGGGTTAGGGTTAGCCCCAGGTCTTTGGTTTCTAAGACAGAATCCCATGAAGCTCAGACTGACTCCAACTTGATATGTATGCAGCCAAGGGAGAAgctgaacttgtgattctcctgcctcagcctcccaagtgcagggatctCGTGTGCACTCCCACGGCTGGTTCCTTCCTTGTACTCTTGCTCTGTCACCAGTGCTGGGAGCTGCACCTACTGATTTGTGTACTTGGCAACCACTCGGCCCTGTGCCACATCCTCTGCCCTTGTTTTCAGACAACTTTTCGTGCGGGTAGGTTAAAACTGGCTTAGCCAAGGGGCAAATTCTGATTTTACCAAGATGCATGCAATATCCTTAAGAGTTGGTTACTCTCCCCTCCGTGCTCACCTCCTAGGTTAATAGGATGGTCTACATTCACCCACTTGGATTTGGGCAGGGCCACCAacactcccttctctctcttcatcaGCTGCATGGTAATGGTGTCCCCCACAGCATACTGTCGAGACTCTGTGGCAACAACACTGAGACAAAGGCGTCTGGATGAAGCAGAGCGAGGAGGCAGCAGCCCAGGGTCTCACCTACCCCACAGTCTTACCTCTTGAGATCCTTCTTATGCACAGAGCTGTAGCAGATGGGACATTTGCTCCAGGTTTTCTCACTGAGGGAAAGATAGTGCAGGATGCATGCCCAGCAGAAAATGTGTCCACAGCGCGTTATCTTGGCCGCAGTAGGTGGATAGAGGCATATTGGGCAAGATGGCACTTCATGGCTACAGATGCGCTgtaacacaaagacacacagtgtCACGGCTCTCAGACCTGACTCAGGGCCAGCAAAGTCAgatgtctctctctgcatctcatCACTTCACCAAACTGTTAACAGAAGACATGGCTGGAGAGACCACTCAGCAATAAAGAgcacttctgcctgtggagtctgaatgagaatgtccccatttggtgggactgtttgggaagaattaggagataTAGCCTTGTGGATGTTGAGGCTTCTAAAGCTTCCCCATTCATTCCTAGTCAGCTCCGTCTCTGTCTGGTGGTTGTTATCACCGTGTGAGCTCTGGTACCATGCCTGCTGGCAGGCTTCTCTCCAAAGTGATCAAGGACTCtctctgaaactgtcagcaaGCTCCCCAGTTACACACTTGTTCTGTAAGCCATGCTATgtcatcacagcaagagaaaaggacactgctcttgcagaggagccaggtATGGTTCCCAGAGCCCGTATCGAGGCTCAGAACCTCCTGAACTGCAGTTCCACGGGACCTAGTTCCATgggacctcttctggcctccacaatcAATGGTTTTTTAAAACCTGTTTAATAATATAGGTATAAGGATGAACACACTTTAAGCAAAGTAAGAAAGCCATAATCATGGGCTAACCCAACGGACAGGTAGTAGATACTTGGAGAGCTCTACATGACACAATCACACAATCCCATAATCCCATTTACACAATGTTTAAATACACACATAGTAGAAGGTAAAAAGCCCAGATCTAATTTACTGATAACTTCCAACAGAGTAGTGAAGACATATACTTTGTCTcgttttttgtcttgctttgttttgttttaagatttctttattttatatatatgaatacactgtcaggatcccattacagatggttatgagccaccatgtggttgctgggaactgaactcaagacctctggaagagcagtcaatgttcttaatagctgagccatctctctagcacaagtgtttttgttttgttttgttttttagatttatttattaattatatgtaagtacactgtagctgtcttcagacactccagaagagggagtcagatcttgttacggatggttatgagccaccatgtagttgctgggatttgaactctggaccttcggaagagcagtcgggtgctcttacccactgagccatttcaccagccctgtttttttcTTATAAGGCATTCTATAACATTCCTAGAtgattatataaatttttaaaataagaggaaTCCATATTTGTCAAAGTAAAATAACATACAAGAAAGGCTGCTTGTTATTTTGAAAGTAGCTGCCACACATCCCTTCAGAACCAGCACGGAGACACATATAAGCTCATGACCTCAGCGGCAACACATGCAGCAGAGGCTTTGTAGAAAACAAATTGCCTGCTAATTTGATATTAATTATGACAAAGGTCTGCCAATGAAGAAATGTCTGTGTAACTGAGCTCAGCCTGGTCAGATGGGTAGTAACCACGGTCCCTCTGACTGAGTCCTGGTTATGACTTCCTCAGAGGGGTAGGGAGATCCTTTATTGCTTATACACCCTTAGAGAAAAGCCTTTCATATCCTAACTGGTATCCAAGGCCAGTCAGAAACCATAGCCCACATTTAACAGCGCTAACAGCTGCTGTGCAAAGGCAGCCTTTAGTCAGCTTGCTCCCTCTAATGACTTAGAAAACTTGGTAAAGCCACTCACCACTTGTTCCACAAAGTCCCAGTTGACTAAGGTGTCAGGGTCAGCAAAGTGAGCTGCGTAGTCTTGGTCTTCAGACACCACAAATTGGCAGCTAGAAACAGCAGGCAAGACAGGCAGAAAGCAGTCTGTCAGAAATCACCCAAGACCTCACAGGAATCCCCACCTCAGAGTTCAGGTGCTGGCCAGGAGCAGCGGTGGCTGCCAGGAGGGGGCTGCATAACCTACGGGCTTCAGCCTCAGCTCTGCATGGAGTCCAgtctcagcaggcaggcagacgcCCAAATCCATAAACTATTTCTTCTGCTTCCAAGCCCTAACAAGCTCCCTGTTGTTCTCCCGTGAACTAAAATTAACCCAGACTTCCTCCCTCAACCCTTGGACTCTATGAACATAGCACATCATCTTTAAggcaggagaaagctggtctcaaTCACTTGagagcaatccccatcaaaatacaCAGTGTTGCTTTAGTTTATACCCAAGGGCCAACCTTACATCTAATGACtcagcagaggggaagggaggggtggaGACCACTTTCCTTCCTGCTCCACCTTTCTGTTTCTGAATGAGTCTTCCTAGAACTGTGGACTGTAACTCTTGGCTTCCACGGGCACACTAGGGGAACGCACAGGAGCGAACAAGTAAACGCTAGAGTTGGCAGTTTAAGGAAAAGCATTGCCCTTACAGAGTTTGGCAGCACTCATGCCAGGGGGCTTCCAGGTGCCATAACTGCAGCTTGTAGGGAACTGCAAGTCTGCCCACCTCCAACTCAGGTGCACATAGATAgccacacacatactctcacacacacaatttaaattaAACTCTTTGGAAAAACAGAGTGCctacctttttttcctttttggattttgttaaataaaggttaacaaaaatgtgtgtgtctgggtgttttgtctgcatgcatctGTGCACCAACtgcaaaagagggcatcagatgccccgGACCTAAAgctacaaatggctgtgagctgccgtgtgggtgctaggaatcaaacctaggttccctagaagaaaacacagtgcTCTGACCCCGAGCCAGCCCTGCAGCCCGCAGAGTGCTAACTGTACTCCACCTTACTGACCCTGCCTGCTAACTTGAGTCCAAGCCCGCAGAGTGCTAACTGTACTCCATCTTACTGACCCTGCCTGCTAACTTGAGTCCATCCCTGAGAGGAGAAGGCACCTCCTCTTCCTATTCACAATGGTAGCCGCAGCGCCAACAGTCCACAGCCTAAGAAACACCTGAGCGCTGCACAGAGGGAGCAGCCAGGACCGAGTCAGGCGTGCCCTCTGTCCCACGGAGGCCTGTCCTGAGGGCTCCTGGGAAGACTTTTGTTTGCACCTCAGTTCTTCCT includes these proteins:
- the Rnf10 gene encoding RING finger protein 10 isoform X6, which gives rise to MPQSSPSAAATTASDMDKNSGSNSSSASSGSSKGQQPPRSASAGPAGESKPKSDGKNSNGSKRYNRKREPSYPKNENFSNHSRRSNSQKSKTFNKMPPQRGGGSSKPFSSSSNGGRRDEVAEAQRAEFSPAQFSGPKKINLNHLLNFTFEPRGQAGHFEGSGHGGWGKRNKWGHKPFNKELFLQANCQFVVSEDQDYAAHFADPDTLVNWDFVEQVRICSHEVPSCPICLYPPTAAKITRCGHIFCWACILHYLSLSEKTWSKCPICYSSVHKKDLKSVVATESRQYAVGDTITMQLMKREKGVLVALPKSKWVNVDHPINLGDEQLSQYSKLLLASREQVLHRVVLEEKVALEQQLAEEKHTPESCFIEAAIQEVKIREEALSGVAGGGGEVTGVVAALEHLVLMAPLATESAFQPRKGVLEYLSAFDDEAAQVCSLDPPGPLTLPLVEEEEAVSEPEACEDAEVADDSLGEGTVGTEMSQEPITKPGLTQLSSSPCYYFYQAEDGQHMFLHPVNVRCLVREYGSLEQSPEKISATVVEIAGYSMSEDVRQRHRYLSHLPLTCEFSICELALQPPVVSKETLELFSDDIEKRKRQRQKKAREERRRERRIEMEENKRQGRYPEVHIPLENLQQFPAFNSYTCPPDSALGPASTEGHGALTLSPLSRSPGSHADFLLTPLSPTASQGSPSFCVGSLEEDSPFLSFAQMLRVGKAKADGWPKTAPKKDDNSLVPPAPVDSDGESDNSDRVPVPSFQNSFSQAMEAAFMKLDTPATSDPLSDRGGKKRKRHKQKLLFSTSVVHTK
- the Rnf10 gene encoding RING finger protein 10 isoform X2, with the protein product MPQSSPSAAATTASDMDKNSGSNSSSASSGSSKGQQPPRSASAGPAGESKPKSDGKNSNGSKRYNRKREPSYPKNENFSNHSRRSNSQKSKTFNKMPPQRGGGSSKPFSSSSNGGRRDEVAEAQRAEFSPAQFSGPKKINLNHLLNFTFEPRGQAGHFEGSGHGGWGKRNKWGHKPFNKELFLQANCQFVVSEDQDYAAHFADPDTLVNWDFVEQVRICSHEVPSCPICLYPPTAAKITRCGHIFCWACILHYLSLSEKTWSKCPICYSSVHKKDLKSVVATESRQYAVGDTITMQLMKREKGVLVALPKSKWVNVDHPINLGDEQLSQYSKLLLASREQVLHRVVLEEKVALEQQLAEEKHTPESCFIEAAIQEVKIREEALSGVAGGGGEVTGVVAALEHLVLMAPLATESAFQPRKGVLEYLSAFDDEAAQVCSLDPPGPLTLPLVEEEEAVSEPEACEDAEVADDSLGEGTVGTEMSQEPITKPGLTQLSSSPCYYFYQAEDGQHMFLHPVNVRCLVREYGSLEQSPEKISATVVEIAGYSMSEDVRQRHRYLSHLPLTCEFSICELALQPPVVSKETLELFSDDIEKRKRQRQKKAREERRRERRIEMEENKRQGRYPEVHIPLENLQQFPAFNSYTCPPDSALGPASTEGHGALTLSPLSRSPGSHADFLLTPLSPTASQGSPSFCVGSLEEDSPFLSFAQMLRVGKAKADGWPKTAPKKDDNSLVPPAPVDSDGESDNSDRVPVPSFQNSFSQAMEAAFMKLDTPATSDPLSGEFFRSRSGILRNSFIMCLACMFDVLELKSPDVELHLVASHPVGSGNQTWVILSLGPSLASSPQCPQSSCLLLVD
- the Rnf10 gene encoding RING finger protein 10 isoform X1 translates to MPQSSPSAAATTASDMDKNSGSNSSSASSGSSKGQQPPRSASAGPAGESKPKSDGKNSNGSKRYNRKREPSYPKNENFSNHSRRSNSQKSKTFNKMPPQRGGGSSKPFSSSSNGGRRDEVAEAQRAEFSPAQFSGPKKINLNHLLNFTFEPRGQAGHFEGSGHGGWGKRNKWGHKPFNKELFLQANCQFVVSEDQDYAAHFADPDTLVNWDFVEQVRICSHEVPSCPICLYPPTAAKITRCGHIFCWACILHYLSLSEKTWSKCPICYSSVHKKDLKSVVATESRQYAVGDTITMQLMKREKGVLVALPKSKWVNVDHPINLGDEQLSQYSKLLLASREQVLHRVVLEEKVALEQQLAEEKHTPESCFIEAAIQEVKIREEALSGVAGGGGEVTGVVAALEHLVLMAPLATESAFQPRKQGVLEYLSAFDDEAAQVCSLDPPGPLTLPLVEEEEAVSEPEACEDAEVADDSLGEGTVGTEMSQEPITKPGLTQLSSSPCYYFYQAEDGQHMFLHPVNVRCLVREYGSLEQSPEKISATVVEIAGYSMSEDVRQRHRYLSHLPLTCEFSICELALQPPVVSKETLELFSDDIEKRKRQRQKKAREERRRERRIEMEENKRQGRYPEVHIPLENLQQFPAFNSYTCPPDSALGPASTEGHGALTLSPLSRSPGSHADFLLTPLSPTASQGSPSFCVGSLEEDSPFLSFAQMLRVGKAKADGWPKTAPKKDDNSLVPPAPVDSDGESDNSDRVPVPSFQNSFSQAMEAAFMKLDTPATSDPLSGEFFRSRSGILRNSFIMCLACMFDVLELKSPDVELHLVASHPVGSGNQTWVILSLGPSLASSPQCPQSSCLLLVD